Within Streptomyces sp. SS1-1, the genomic segment GGACAAACGCCGGCCGGGGCGGCCGGGGCGGGGGGCGTTCTGCCCTCGGCCGATCTGCCGCGGGCAGAGAAAGCCGCCGGTGGGACCCGGCCCGGCCGACAGTGGAGGCGACGGCAACCCATCACCGAGGAGGACCGATGACTCCACCTGTCACGCTCACGCCCCGCGCGGAGGAGGGCGAGACGCCGCCGACCCGCTTCGACGACCAGCTGGCCTCCCAACTGCTGGGCCAGCGCATCGTGTTGCTGGGCACCGAGGTCACCGAGGCGTCCGCGAACCGGGTCTGCGCCCAGCTGCTCCTGCTGTCGGCGGAGGACCCGCGCACCGACATCAGCCTGTACATCAACAGCCCGGGCGGGTCGGTCCACGCGGGCCTGGCCATCTACGACACGATGCGGCTCATCCCGAACGACGTCTCCACGCTCGCCATGGGGTTCGCGGCCAGCATGGGCCAGTTCCTGCTGAGCGTCGGCACGGCGGGCAAGCGGTACGCGCTGCCGAACGCGCGGATCATGATGCACCAGCCGTCGGCGGGCATCGGGGGCACCACCGCGGACATCGAGATCCAGGCGGACAACCTGGAGTTCACCAAGCGGACCATCGAGCGGATCACCGCCGAGCACACGGGCCAGACCCCGGAGACCATCTCCCGGGACGGGGACCGCGACCGCTGGTTCACGGCCGAGCAGGCCAGGGAGTACGGCATGGTGGACCGGGTCCTGGAGTCCCTCGCGGACGTCCGCCCGGCCGCCGCCCGGCGACGGATGGGACTGTGATCATGGGCAACTACACGATTCCGTACGTCACGGAGCGCACCCCGCACGGCGAGCGGTCCTCGGA encodes:
- a CDS encoding ClpP family protease, whose amino-acid sequence is MTPPVTLTPRAEEGETPPTRFDDQLASQLLGQRIVLLGTEVTEASANRVCAQLLLLSAEDPRTDISLYINSPGGSVHAGLAIYDTMRLIPNDVSTLAMGFAASMGQFLLSVGTAGKRYALPNARIMMHQPSAGIGGTTADIEIQADNLEFTKRTIERITAEHTGQTPETISRDGDRDRWFTAEQAREYGMVDRVLESLADVRPAAARRRMGL